Proteins from a genomic interval of Leptospira bandrabouensis:
- a CDS encoding pseudouridine synthase, with protein sequence MRINAFLAKLGLGSRRKVEELVLAGRIKVNGSTITDLSFQVSEKDSVSFDGKPVQIEEESLKRPKIIAFNKPAGYLTSHEDKFHENTIFSLLPEAFQKYNYAGRLDLDSRGLLLLSIDGDFIQKVTHPRNKIDKEYIISLKQPVAWKAIADEFMLGVREGGDTLRALSVKPANVVPEKTNPGFTSYLSIILKEGKKRQIRRMCKAKDLVVLDLYRIRIGKLDLRDFVLDEGKYKVVTEEQVLGKPSS encoded by the coding sequence ATGAGGATCAACGCATTTCTAGCTAAATTAGGTCTCGGTTCCCGTAGGAAAGTCGAAGAGTTGGTCCTTGCTGGCCGAATCAAAGTAAACGGAAGCACCATTACTGACCTTTCGTTTCAGGTTTCTGAAAAGGATTCGGTGAGTTTTGACGGAAAACCCGTACAAATAGAAGAGGAGTCCCTGAAGCGACCCAAAATTATTGCCTTCAATAAACCTGCGGGTTACTTAACCTCTCACGAAGACAAGTTCCACGAAAATACGATATTTTCCCTTCTTCCAGAGGCTTTTCAAAAATACAATTATGCAGGTCGTTTGGATTTGGATTCCCGCGGACTTTTACTTTTATCGATCGATGGAGATTTTATCCAAAAAGTCACACACCCACGGAATAAAATCGATAAAGAATATATCATTAGTTTAAAACAACCTGTGGCTTGGAAAGCCATTGCCGATGAATTTATGTTAGGTGTCAGGGAAGGTGGAGATACTCTTCGTGCTCTTTCTGTTAAACCCGCCAATGTAGTTCCTGAAAAAACGAACCCAGGTTTCACAAGTTACTTAAGCATCATTTTGAAAGAAGGGAAAAAACGCCAAATCCGTAGAATGTGTAAAGCTAAAGACTTAGTGGTGCTTGACCTCTATCGAATTCGGATTGGAAAATTGGATTTACGAGACTTTGTTCTAGACGAAGGCAAATACAAAGTTGTGACCGAAGAACAGGTTCTTGGAAAACCAAGTTCTTAA
- the fliS gene encoding flagellar export chaperone FliS codes for MSLARKTGASAYNEYKANEISTVSQIKLIVMLFDGAIRFLGVAKDNMTPRKYDVVNNNIIKTQDIITELLLSLNMEEGKEVANNLLSLYVYLKKRLLEANMRKDKAIIEECIKILIELKMSWEELEKKEAPYPNTAPGARPTGISITG; via the coding sequence ATGTCGCTTGCGAGAAAAACCGGTGCCTCTGCTTACAATGAATACAAAGCCAATGAGATATCTACCGTTAGCCAGATCAAACTGATCGTGATGCTCTTTGACGGAGCCATTCGATTCCTCGGTGTGGCCAAAGACAATATGACTCCCCGAAAGTATGATGTTGTGAACAATAATATCATCAAAACCCAAGATATCATCACAGAACTTTTACTCTCTCTCAATATGGAAGAGGGGAAAGAAGTGGCAAACAACCTCTTGTCCTTATATGTTTATTTGAAGAAAAGATTACTCGAAGCCAATATGCGTAAGGATAAAGCTATCATTGAAGAATGTATCAAAATTCTGATTGAGTTAAAAATGTCTTGGGAAGAGTTAGAAAAAAAAGAAGCTCCCTATCCAAACACAGCTCCTGGTGCACGCCCCACGGGAATCTCCATCACTGGTTAG
- the purN gene encoding phosphoribosylglycinamide formyltransferase gives MGKIKRVVFLASGRGSNFTASVEYIRKKKLKLDLVALVTDNPEAKALGIAKSFGIPTKTIPYANYSEKKEYHKDLLQIVEGYDPDLIVACGYMRILKPEFVRRFPNRIINVHPSLLPAFPGLDSQKQALDYGVKIAGCTVHFVEEGVDTGPIILQKAIAIAPEWNEKELSLAILAEEHKILPLAIQLFCEDKLKIKERKVEILK, from the coding sequence ATGGGAAAAATAAAACGTGTAGTTTTTTTGGCCTCGGGAAGAGGTTCCAATTTTACCGCTTCTGTCGAGTACATCCGTAAAAAAAAGCTAAAGCTTGACCTGGTGGCCCTTGTGACAGACAACCCAGAGGCGAAGGCCCTGGGCATCGCCAAATCCTTTGGAATCCCCACAAAAACCATTCCGTACGCCAACTATTCGGAGAAAAAAGAGTATCACAAAGACTTACTCCAGATCGTGGAAGGTTACGACCCAGACCTGATTGTAGCCTGCGGTTATATGCGAATCCTAAAACCAGAATTTGTACGTAGGTTCCCAAACCGAATCATCAATGTCCACCCGAGCCTCCTCCCCGCCTTCCCAGGCCTCGACTCTCAAAAACAAGCTTTGGACTACGGGGTCAAAATTGCAGGATGTACCGTTCACTTTGTAGAAGAAGGTGTAGATACAGGTCCCATCATTTTGCAAAAAGCGATTGCCATTGCCCCTGAATGGAATGAAAAAGAACTATCCCTTGCAATCCTTGCGGAAGAACACAAAATACTTCCGCTCGCTATACAACTGTTTTGTGAAGATAAATTAAAAATCAAAGAACGAAAGGTAGAAATCCTAAAATGA
- a CDS encoding TRAP transporter TatT component family protein, protein MYQTKHWSKIAMAGLVLLSVVACGKSRSVKISDSNVERATTPAKLPADLEKLWKNRQNEQDLRQALVGLEKFALENPQYSDVKVLLCRGNYLLSDGHLWLKLTGDADTDEKVKEESIQYYDAAVTWCEAALAMNPKFRDKVVKEKLEIEKALDALGPQDIDALYWRYASLAKWSRMVGFTTLLSNRSKFSAMINRAKEIEKAMGKEYFYSATLRYDAASNALSPTGDKKLADKLFEEAIAKHPNYFAVRVLYAESRLKGNEDKFKKQLEFVIKGKASSLPEIEADQIVEQRKAKKLLDEL, encoded by the coding sequence ATGTACCAAACAAAACATTGGTCAAAAATAGCAATGGCAGGTCTCGTACTTTTGTCTGTGGTTGCTTGTGGAAAATCAAGATCGGTAAAAATCTCTGACTCAAATGTAGAAAGAGCAACAACCCCAGCAAAACTTCCAGCGGACCTTGAAAAACTTTGGAAGAACCGTCAAAACGAACAAGACCTAAGACAAGCCCTTGTTGGTTTAGAAAAATTCGCTTTAGAGAACCCTCAGTACTCTGATGTAAAAGTCTTACTTTGCCGTGGAAACTATCTCTTAAGTGACGGACACCTTTGGTTAAAACTTACAGGTGATGCCGATACAGATGAAAAAGTAAAAGAAGAATCCATCCAGTACTACGATGCTGCAGTGACTTGGTGTGAAGCCGCTCTCGCGATGAATCCTAAATTTCGTGACAAAGTTGTGAAAGAAAAACTAGAGATCGAAAAAGCATTGGATGCGCTTGGACCACAAGATATCGATGCTCTTTATTGGAGATATGCATCTCTTGCAAAGTGGTCAAGAATGGTAGGTTTTACAACTCTTCTATCCAATCGTTCTAAATTTTCAGCAATGATCAACCGTGCAAAAGAAATCGAAAAAGCAATGGGTAAAGAGTATTTTTACTCAGCAACCCTTAGATATGATGCAGCAAGTAACGCACTTTCTCCCACTGGAGATAAAAAACTAGCGGACAAATTGTTCGAAGAAGCTATTGCAAAACATCCTAACTACTTTGCCGTACGTGTATTGTATGCAGAAAGCCGCCTCAAAGGAAATGAAGACAAATTCAAAAAACAATTAGAATTTGTAATCAAAGGCAAAGCATCTTCCCTTCCTGAAATCGAAGCAGATCAAATTGTAGAACAACGTAAAGCTAAGAAATTACTCGACGAACTATAA
- the dctP gene encoding TRAP transporter substrate-binding protein DctP produces the protein MFLKQLKYLVCVSITLTISGGLFAQTTVKLATVAPEGSPWANELAKIKKKIETESQGQIKFKIYPGGQMGGENEILQQVIRGKLQGAGLTAGALANTVKELNVLEIPYLFSSYAQADCVLDDHLQEDFRKLFESKGLIFVTWAENGYRSIGTKSAPVKTPDDLKGIKIRIQESPVHIAYWKQLGVSGIPIAIPEVLPSLQTGVVEGFDNTPLFTLAAEWQTAIKYFTLTRHIYQPAAILYSKKFWDTLNDEQKKTLMGEGNKLAPGARQAVRSIEKNMIATLKKADVQVYEPSNADLAGFKAAANAVSGQVVGKIGGQSKMIYDKIQKAKAACGG, from the coding sequence ATGTTTTTAAAACAATTAAAGTATTTAGTTTGTGTAAGTATTACCCTCACCATCAGTGGGGGTTTATTTGCTCAAACAACCGTTAAGTTAGCAACCGTGGCACCGGAAGGATCTCCGTGGGCAAACGAACTTGCTAAAATCAAAAAGAAAATTGAAACGGAATCACAAGGTCAAATTAAGTTTAAAATTTACCCTGGTGGACAAATGGGTGGAGAAAACGAAATCCTCCAACAAGTCATCCGAGGAAAACTGCAAGGTGCTGGTCTTACTGCAGGGGCACTTGCCAATACAGTCAAAGAACTCAATGTTTTGGAAATTCCTTACCTATTCAGTTCTTATGCACAAGCAGATTGCGTTCTTGATGATCACTTACAGGAAGACTTTCGCAAACTTTTTGAATCCAAAGGACTCATCTTTGTGACTTGGGCAGAAAATGGATACCGTTCCATTGGAACCAAATCTGCTCCTGTTAAAACTCCTGATGATCTAAAAGGAATCAAAATCAGAATCCAAGAGTCTCCCGTTCATATAGCCTATTGGAAACAATTGGGTGTGAGTGGAATTCCGATTGCGATCCCAGAAGTTCTTCCATCCCTCCAAACAGGTGTGGTAGAAGGATTCGATAACACTCCTCTCTTTACTTTGGCAGCAGAATGGCAAACAGCGATTAAATATTTCACATTAACTCGCCATATTTACCAACCAGCAGCGATTCTTTATTCCAAAAAGTTTTGGGACACTCTGAATGACGAACAAAAGAAAACGCTTATGGGTGAAGGAAATAAACTAGCTCCAGGCGCAAGACAAGCAGTTCGTTCGATCGAAAAGAACATGATTGCTACGCTTAAAAAAGCAGATGTTCAAGTATACGAACCTTCTAATGCTGATTTGGCGGGATTTAAAGCTGCTGCGAATGCGGTATCCGGCCAAGTGGTAGGTAAAATCGGTGGTCAGTCCAAAATGATCTACGACAAAATCCAAAAAGCAAAAGCAGCTTGCGGCGGATAA
- a CDS encoding flagellar protein FlgN, protein MISSKKTTKQLLQKKIQYLESLITNLKREEELLSYRDADSAVKLEFKNESLVKKLEEVDRELWERQEMEVYTEEEIAISETVFERLDEARNLQQKVQELLVFEMNESKKEYWEFSIKRRLKSHLIQSSGLSWTKNYC, encoded by the coding sequence ATGATTTCCTCAAAAAAAACTACCAAACAACTTCTCCAAAAAAAGATTCAATATTTGGAATCTCTCATAACCAATCTAAAACGTGAAGAGGAATTACTTTCTTACCGTGATGCCGATTCTGCTGTGAAGCTCGAGTTTAAAAACGAATCTTTAGTGAAGAAACTAGAGGAAGTGGACCGTGAACTTTGGGAAAGGCAAGAGATGGAAGTTTATACAGAAGAGGAAATCGCGATTTCTGAAACTGTATTTGAAAGATTAGATGAAGCAAGAAACCTACAACAAAAGGTTCAAGAATTACTTGTTTTTGAAATGAATGAGAGTAAAAAAGAGTATTGGGAATTCAGTATCAAACGTAGATTGAAATCACATTTGATCCAGTCTTCCGGCCTCTCATGGACAAAAAACTACTGTTAA
- a CDS encoding DnaJ domain-containing protein, whose amino-acid sequence MDKKLLLNDSLHFLGLGLGFSESELKESYHKLAKKYHPDSGEFTSDVMFLELKKHYESLKDYLLIHPEEESFLSENRESGDLFEKGNPQTKPSKDPVFHEYKLAKEKETQAILRYYEKRNLHPIELSENANKELVQLRKDLEPVLSVYAEILKKHPSSLWASDAKDSLDRLRVWWS is encoded by the coding sequence ATGGACAAAAAACTACTGTTAAATGATTCCCTCCATTTTTTAGGCCTTGGCCTTGGGTTTTCTGAATCGGAACTCAAAGAATCCTACCATAAACTTGCCAAAAAATACCATCCTGATTCAGGAGAATTTACAAGTGATGTGATGTTTTTGGAATTGAAGAAACATTACGAATCCTTAAAAGACTATCTTCTCATTCATCCAGAAGAGGAGTCTTTTCTCTCTGAGAACCGAGAAAGTGGGGATCTGTTTGAAAAAGGCAATCCACAAACAAAACCTTCCAAAGATCCCGTCTTTCATGAATACAAATTGGCCAAGGAAAAAGAAACCCAGGCCATTTTACGTTATTATGAGAAACGAAACCTACATCCCATTGAACTTTCAGAAAACGCAAACAAAGAACTTGTACAGTTACGAAAAGACCTAGAACCAGTTTTATCAGTATACGCTGAGATTTTAAAAAAACATCCATCTAGCCTTTGGGCCAGTGATGCAAAAGATTCTTTAGATCGACTTCGTGTTTGGTGGAGTTAA
- a CDS encoding HPP family protein, translating to MRTVRPKRSFRFAIWSLISSTVSIWSILAITNWFGHSLLIGSFGATAVLLFAVPEAPLSQPRNLIGGHLISATIAVILVAIFGTNFFTIGFSVGLSIFVMYLTHTLHPPGGATALIGVIGGVGIDFIIFPVLIGVLILLVNALVVNNFVHHRKYPVVWF from the coding sequence CTGCGGACAGTCCGCCCGAAACGTTCCTTTCGGTTTGCGATTTGGAGTTTGATTAGTAGTACAGTATCCATTTGGTCAATATTAGCTATCACAAACTGGTTTGGACATTCTCTTCTCATCGGTTCTTTTGGAGCTACTGCTGTGCTTTTGTTTGCTGTACCAGAGGCTCCACTTTCTCAACCAAGAAATTTAATTGGTGGGCATTTGATTTCTGCAACCATTGCAGTGATCCTTGTGGCAATTTTTGGAACCAATTTTTTCACTATTGGTTTTTCTGTAGGACTTTCTATTTTTGTGATGTATTTAACTCACACCTTACACCCGCCAGGTGGTGCTACGGCTCTTATTGGAGTCATTGGGGGAGTGGGAATTGATTTTATTATTTTCCCTGTTTTGATTGGAGTGTTGATCCTACTTGTGAACGCACTCGTTGTGAATAACTTTGTCCACCACCGAAAGTATCCGGTGGTGTGGTTTTAA
- the fsa gene encoding fructose-6-phosphate aldolase, translating into MNLFLDTANIDEIKKVHELGLLDGITTNPSIIAKSGRKFTEVIKEICSFVKGPVSAEVLATDAPTMIKEGLELSKIAENVVVKVPLIPEGIKAVNAFAEKGIRTNVTLCFTANQALLAAKAGASFISPFVGRLDDVGYDGLELISEIRDIYDNYGIETQILAASVRHPIHFKEVALRGADCVTLPYSVFEMLFKHPLTDSGLAKFVEDSKKLNW; encoded by the coding sequence ATGAATTTATTTTTAGACACAGCCAACATAGACGAAATCAAGAAAGTCCATGAACTTGGCCTCCTTGACGGGATCACCACAAACCCATCCATCATTGCAAAATCAGGCCGTAAATTTACGGAAGTCATCAAAGAAATTTGTAGTTTCGTAAAAGGGCCTGTGAGCGCTGAAGTTCTTGCAACAGATGCTCCGACCATGATCAAAGAAGGTTTAGAACTTTCAAAAATTGCAGAAAACGTTGTGGTAAAAGTTCCACTCATTCCAGAAGGAATCAAAGCCGTAAATGCTTTTGCTGAAAAAGGAATCCGAACGAACGTAACCCTTTGTTTTACTGCCAACCAAGCCCTACTTGCTGCCAAAGCTGGCGCGAGTTTTATCTCCCCTTTTGTGGGTCGTTTGGATGATGTTGGGTATGATGGATTGGAACTCATTTCTGAGATCCGAGATATTTATGATAACTATGGAATTGAAACACAAATCCTTGCCGCATCCGTACGTCATCCCATCCACTTCAAAGAAGTAGCACTTCGCGGAGCAGATTGTGTCACCCTTCCTTATTCTGTATTTGAAATGCTTTTCAAACACCCACTCACAGATAGTGGTCTTGCAAAGTTTGTAGAAGATTCAAAAAAACTAAACTGGTAA
- a CDS encoding TRAP transporter small permease, with amino-acid sequence MKFVERILNTLSFGEKWAGGICFLLLTLLMIADVSKREVIDKVLSWVMKISEAYPNTSVAGFVGDWSVYIAESIHGGTSGFLEWLGLGGIIWAQKLSLYFMLWGGLFGSALASAKGSHLRPEIADKVLPKNFLPYIKVIEQWVISFFFLFLAYLSVIYVLESISLDEVNPVTEIHLWKVQLIFPYIFLSMGFRHLCYGIFPALIPSDINEATEALELAEKELSESNSRGNQ; translated from the coding sequence ATGAAATTCGTCGAACGAATTCTAAATACTTTGAGTTTCGGCGAGAAATGGGCGGGGGGAATTTGTTTCCTTCTGCTCACACTTCTCATGATTGCTGACGTTTCCAAAAGGGAAGTCATCGATAAAGTTCTTAGTTGGGTAATGAAAATCTCAGAAGCCTATCCGAACACTAGTGTTGCCGGTTTTGTTGGTGATTGGAGTGTTTACATTGCCGAATCCATTCACGGAGGAACTTCCGGATTTTTAGAGTGGTTAGGCCTTGGTGGAATCATTTGGGCACAAAAACTTTCCCTCTATTTTATGTTATGGGGTGGTCTTTTCGGATCTGCACTCGCTAGTGCCAAAGGTTCTCACCTACGCCCAGAAATCGCAGATAAAGTATTACCAAAGAATTTTTTACCTTATATAAAGGTAATCGAACAGTGGGTGATCTCTTTTTTCTTTTTATTCTTAGCTTATCTCTCTGTCATTTATGTTCTAGAAAGTATTAGTTTAGATGAAGTGAATCCAGTTACAGAAATTCATTTGTGGAAAGTTCAATTGATTTTCCCTTATATCTTTCTCTCTATGGGTTTTAGACATTTGTGTTATGGAATTTTTCCTGCCCTCATTCCTTCCGACATCAATGAAGCCACAGAAGCTTTGGAACTTGCGGAAAAAGAACTTTCCGAATCTAATTCACGGGGGAATCAATAA
- a CDS encoding DUF1574 domain-containing protein: protein MKSKPFLLYPVVLFLFIFLVDKIFLLPIFHDEFLQAGNSVFYFQRKELAKRLLADKEASEKNLALVFGDSRSYPFSELGIPEPYRKNWTLYNFSSPQGIPMNSYIQLKKLLDMGIKPEFVILSLSPEAFDDNKGFILSPFLRMGCDKECLDIVWKDIPIKEKWNFFLDKVFVIRSLELNLSLFSSRLKRGKLREYKSAYNEEFQLINYTKGEYLMYGVQSNPIEKIKKDTVRIGSLYMSSYTPGTSQIPYVEAFLDLAQKNQIKTLVLWPKVYGDYYKYFEKFHIKEVWWEPMEVLAKSYGAHTLNWNKEGTCDLFNDASHQSAFCFIDQMKEIWVNYAER, encoded by the coding sequence TTGAAATCAAAACCGTTTTTATTATATCCAGTCGTTCTTTTTTTATTTATCTTTCTTGTAGATAAAATTTTCCTTTTGCCCATCTTTCATGATGAATTTCTTCAGGCAGGAAACTCTGTTTTTTATTTCCAAAGAAAGGAACTTGCCAAGCGTCTGTTAGCTGATAAGGAAGCGAGTGAGAAAAACTTAGCTCTTGTTTTTGGAGACTCACGTTCCTATCCTTTTTCGGAACTAGGGATTCCTGAACCTTACCGTAAAAACTGGACACTATACAATTTCAGTAGTCCACAAGGTATTCCTATGAATTCCTATATTCAATTGAAAAAACTTTTGGATATGGGGATCAAACCAGAGTTTGTCATTCTTTCACTCAGTCCCGAGGCTTTTGATGACAACAAAGGATTCATTCTTTCCCCATTTTTACGAATGGGATGTGATAAAGAATGTTTAGACATTGTATGGAAAGACATTCCAATCAAAGAAAAATGGAACTTTTTTTTAGATAAAGTTTTTGTAATACGTAGTTTGGAATTAAATCTATCGCTTTTCAGTTCTCGACTCAAACGTGGAAAACTAAGGGAATACAAATCTGCATACAACGAAGAATTCCAACTGATCAATTATACGAAAGGTGAGTATTTGATGTATGGGGTGCAGTCCAATCCCATTGAAAAAATCAAAAAAGACACAGTTCGTATCGGAAGTTTGTATATGAGTTCTTATACTCCTGGTACGTCGCAAATACCTTATGTGGAAGCCTTTTTGGACCTGGCACAAAAAAACCAAATCAAAACTTTAGTCCTTTGGCCTAAGGTTTACGGCGATTATTATAAATACTTTGAGAAGTTTCATATAAAGGAAGTTTGGTGGGAGCCAATGGAAGTTTTAGCAAAATCCTATGGAGCTCATACTTTAAATTGGAACAAAGAAGGCACTTGTGATTTATTTAATGATGCTTCCCACCAGTCTGCTTTTTGTTTTATTGACCAAATGAAAGAAATTTGGGTAAATTACGCTGAAAGATAG
- a CDS encoding TRAP transporter large permease produces MGSWGILLLLLALILLRQPLIVLMGAITVYCYYFLPDPPLESLQELNSIIGDLFFAGDKEILLAIPLFIIAGNLMTHGSIARRLIRIAQAMTAPIPAGLAIAGVFSCGIFAAISGSSPVTLIAIGGLMYPSLTKAGYPTQFSMGLLASGGTLGIIIPPSIPMIVYAIMVGVSVTDLFIAGIGPGILLMSLLMIYSVLRAGNVGRGKWDWAEIRTAWKEGVLALLMPVVILGGIYSGFFTATESAAIAVFYAILVEVFIHKELSFPKIPKIMAESAEMLGILFLILILAVSLNKFMIENEIPQNLVATMSELISSPVTFLIGVNILLLIVGMFMDIMSAILVLAPLLAPMAINYGINPVHFGIIMIVNLEIGYLTPPVGVNLFVASGIFKQPLGKVIQSVAPIVGLFLIGLILISWIPDISLGLLGGEAAAPTP; encoded by the coding sequence ATGGGTTCTTGGGGAATACTCCTACTCTTACTTGCTTTAATTCTGCTTAGACAACCACTGATTGTACTGATGGGTGCCATCACAGTGTATTGTTATTACTTTTTACCAGATCCACCTCTTGAGTCTTTACAAGAACTGAATAGTATCATCGGGGATTTGTTTTTTGCGGGAGATAAAGAAATCCTTCTTGCGATTCCTTTGTTTATCATTGCAGGAAACTTAATGACTCATGGAAGTATTGCAAGACGACTCATTCGGATTGCACAAGCCATGACTGCTCCCATCCCTGCAGGACTTGCAATCGCAGGTGTTTTTTCTTGTGGGATCTTTGCGGCTATTTCTGGATCTTCTCCTGTAACACTCATTGCGATCGGTGGACTCATGTATCCTTCTCTAACCAAAGCAGGATACCCTACTCAATTCTCTATGGGTCTACTCGCTTCTGGGGGAACTCTTGGGATCATCATCCCTCCGAGTATTCCTATGATCGTGTATGCGATTATGGTGGGAGTTTCTGTAACCGATCTATTCATTGCAGGGATCGGCCCAGGTATTTTACTCATGTCACTTCTAATGATCTACTCCGTGTTACGTGCTGGTAACGTTGGTCGTGGAAAATGGGACTGGGCAGAAATCCGCACAGCTTGGAAAGAAGGAGTTCTTGCCCTTCTTATGCCAGTGGTGATCCTTGGAGGAATTTACTCAGGATTTTTTACAGCAACAGAATCAGCAGCCATTGCTGTATTTTATGCCATCCTTGTGGAAGTATTCATCCACAAAGAACTTAGTTTTCCTAAGATTCCAAAAATCATGGCAGAAAGTGCAGAGATGTTGGGAATTCTATTCCTCATCCTGATCCTTGCCGTGAGTTTAAATAAGTTCATGATCGAAAACGAAATTCCGCAAAATCTCGTAGCGACCATGTCAGAACTCATTTCGAGCCCTGTGACTTTCCTCATCGGTGTGAACATTTTGTTACTCATCGTGGGAATGTTTATGGATATTATGAGTGCGATTCTTGTATTAGCACCTCTTCTTGCGCCAATGGCTATCAATTATGGAATCAATCCGGTTCACTTCGGAATCATTATGATTGTGAACTTGGAAATTGGTTACTTAACACCTCCAGTGGGAGTGAACCTATTTGTGGCATCCGGAATCTTCAAACAACCGTTAGGGAAGGTCATCCAATCAGTAGCCCCCATTGTGGGACTATTTCTTATTGGACTCATCCTAATCAGCTGGATTCCAGATATCTCTTTAGGTCTCCTCGGTGGAGAAGCAGCGGCACCTACACCATAA
- the purH gene encoding bifunctional phosphoribosylaminoimidazolecarboxamide formyltransferase/IMP cyclohydrolase → MIEIKRALVSVSDKAGITEICSFLAKNGVEILSTGGTYDALSKAGIPVKKVDEFTGFPEILHGRVKTLHPKIHGGLLGDTTNPDHVKQMEANGIVPITLVIVNLYPFVKTVMKPDVTLEDAIENIDIGGPSMLRSAAKNHKNVVVLTDPKDYESFQAEFTANKGKVSRETAFKYAAKVFSETASYDSAISTFFNKKLDIKYPDKITFAFNKKQKLRYGENPHQDAAFYEPLFIKSQFEALQGKELSFNNMLDFDAAFHVASLLPKNAVSIVKHLNPCGIAFGENVLESFELARKTDPISAFGGIIGIHGRVEKDAAEEITKNFVEGVIAESFSEEALEIFGKKPNIRLIPIAKFDEALDELDLRSLHHGLLIQNRDYDLITKDKLKVVSKKQPTADDLEGLMFAWNCVKFIKSNAIVYTDQNSTLGIGAGQMSRVDSVELGAMKAQKVGLSVVGSYVGSDAFFPFRDGIDAIAKVGAKAIIQPGGSIRDEEVIQAADEHGLIMVFTGMRHFRH, encoded by the coding sequence ATGATCGAAATCAAACGAGCACTCGTATCCGTATCTGATAAAGCCGGAATTACCGAGATCTGTTCCTTCCTTGCCAAAAATGGAGTAGAAATTCTTTCCACTGGCGGAACCTATGATGCCCTCTCCAAAGCAGGAATTCCTGTGAAAAAGGTAGATGAGTTCACTGGTTTTCCAGAAATCCTACATGGTCGTGTCAAAACCCTCCATCCCAAAATTCATGGTGGACTCCTTGGTGACACAACAAACCCAGACCATGTGAAACAAATGGAAGCCAATGGAATTGTTCCCATCACCCTTGTGATCGTGAACCTTTACCCATTTGTGAAAACGGTGATGAAACCAGATGTAACCCTTGAAGATGCGATTGAAAATATTGATATCGGTGGGCCGTCTATGCTCCGTTCGGCGGCAAAAAATCATAAAAACGTAGTGGTTCTCACGGACCCAAAAGATTATGAATCTTTCCAAGCCGAATTTACGGCAAACAAAGGAAAAGTATCTCGTGAAACTGCATTTAAATATGCTGCAAAAGTTTTTTCAGAAACTGCTTCTTATGATTCAGCCATCTCCACTTTCTTTAATAAAAAGTTGGATATAAAATACCCTGATAAAATCACCTTTGCCTTTAATAAAAAACAAAAACTTAGGTATGGTGAAAACCCACACCAAGATGCCGCGTTTTATGAACCGCTATTCATCAAATCACAGTTTGAAGCATTACAAGGAAAAGAACTCTCCTTCAATAATATGTTGGATTTTGATGCGGCTTTTCATGTGGCAAGCCTTCTTCCTAAAAATGCAGTTTCGATCGTAAAACATTTAAACCCATGTGGAATTGCATTTGGCGAAAACGTTCTCGAATCCTTTGAACTTGCCAGAAAAACAGATCCTATTTCTGCTTTCGGGGGAATCATTGGAATTCATGGTCGTGTGGAAAAAGATGCGGCAGAAGAAATCACAAAGAACTTTGTGGAAGGTGTGATTGCAGAAAGTTTTTCTGAGGAAGCACTCGAAATCTTTGGGAAAAAACCTAACATCCGCTTAATTCCTATTGCTAAGTTTGACGAAGCATTGGATGAACTTGATTTACGTTCCCTCCACCATGGACTTCTCATCCAAAATCGTGATTATGATTTGATTACAAAAGACAAACTAAAAGTGGTTTCGAAAAAACAACCAACCGCAGATGACTTAGAAGGTTTGATGTTTGCTTGGAACTGTGTGAAGTTTATCAAATCCAATGCCATTGTTTACACTGACCAAAACTCAACGTTAGGAATTGGAGCCGGACAAATGTCTCGTGTGGATTCCGTAGAACTTGGTGCAATGAAAGCTCAAAAAGTAGGACTTTCAGTTGTGGGTTCTTATGTAGGTAGTGATGCGTTTTTTCCTTTCCGGGATGGAATTGATGCCATTGCCAAAGTGGGAGCAAAAGCCATCATCCAACCAGGTGGATCGATCCGTGATGAAGAAGTCATCCAAGCCGCTGACGAACATGGTCTGATTATGGTGTTTACTGGAATGAGGCATTTCCGTCACTAA